In Burkholderia savannae, one genomic interval encodes:
- a CDS encoding DUF2087 domain-containing protein, whose translation MGTENSASLISALIRMTRPATVVEIGAGDSTIFIAKALQQTRQDWQHDKDLLDASTWQERSALLDPTGIPDIYQPRLITIDDFTAEGSSAEEAWDALKDHDVDRSLVTFVKSNFYALDDATIASWGAIDIAWIDAGTPADDVRFVAALWEHIAPGGYLCLHEPTMLTTVSMEGAQRVRRVRTPIWEELFRRLDDSFELVTLPELHKYRQSGLGIVRKRQQNERALRSQPLQSELVELGEIPIRSSYLPIGEEALSQRLRKDAIIAAMTSRETRSVYAAIALGASSIADIVEKAGIDTKAVSKIVTRLLSIGLIQRDESGFSDVDAVWEEIADRQRRSVDDLSDRQLESDLTIEKIATAFAPDTQYTESEISKICQLFTTDYARLRRYLVDRGVLQRQDNVYRRVLSQ comes from the coding sequence ATGGGCACCGAGAACAGCGCCAGTCTGATCTCGGCGCTCATCCGCATGACCCGCCCCGCAACGGTGGTCGAGATAGGTGCCGGCGACAGCACGATTTTCATCGCGAAGGCGCTCCAGCAGACGCGGCAGGATTGGCAACACGACAAAGATTTACTGGATGCCTCGACATGGCAGGAGCGCAGCGCACTTCTGGACCCGACTGGAATTCCCGATATCTATCAGCCCAGGCTGATCACCATTGACGACTTCACGGCCGAAGGTTCGTCGGCCGAAGAAGCATGGGATGCATTGAAGGATCACGATGTCGACAGGAGCCTCGTTACGTTCGTCAAAAGCAACTTCTACGCACTCGACGACGCCACCATCGCTTCATGGGGAGCGATAGACATCGCGTGGATCGATGCGGGCACGCCGGCCGACGATGTTCGCTTCGTCGCAGCGCTCTGGGAACACATCGCCCCTGGTGGATACCTGTGCCTGCACGAGCCAACCATGTTGACCACCGTCAGCATGGAGGGCGCACAACGCGTTCGCCGAGTCAGAACGCCGATCTGGGAAGAGCTGTTTCGCAGGCTGGACGATTCATTCGAGCTGGTAACACTGCCGGAGTTGCACAAATACCGCCAGAGTGGGTTGGGTATCGTCCGGAAGCGTCAACAAAATGAACGCGCGCTCCGTTCTCAGCCGCTGCAGTCAGAGCTTGTCGAATTGGGGGAAATTCCAATTCGTAGCAGCTATTTGCCGATTGGCGAGGAGGCGTTGAGCCAGCGTCTTCGCAAAGACGCCATTATTGCCGCGATGACGTCGCGCGAAACACGCTCCGTTTATGCTGCGATCGCCCTCGGCGCCAGTAGCATTGCCGACATCGTGGAGAAAGCCGGCATCGATACGAAGGCTGTCAGCAAAATCGTGACCCGGTTGCTGAGCATCGGCCTTATTCAGCGAGATGAGAGTGGATTTTCGGATGTCGACGCCGTGTGGGAAGAGATTGCCGATCGGCAGCGTCGTAGCGTTGACGATTTGAGCGATAGACAGCTGGAATCGGATCTCACCATCGAAAAGATCGCGACGGCTTTCGCCCCGGATACCCAATACACCGAATCGGAGATATCCAAAATCTGTCAGTTGTTCACAACCGATTACGCCCGGCTGAGGCGATATCTTGTCGATCGCGGCGTGCTGCAACGTCAAGATAACGTATATCGACGAGTTCTATCGCAATAA